The following coding sequences are from one Lolium rigidum isolate FL_2022 chromosome 6, APGP_CSIRO_Lrig_0.1, whole genome shotgun sequence window:
- the LOC124667165 gene encoding PLASMODESMATA CALLOSE-BINDING PROTEIN 3-like, producing the protein MMASPAFLLLLLAASIRGSAAAWCVCRADANETALQETLDYACGQGADCTPVATGGSCHSPDSVVAHCSYAANSYYQRSSQTKGATCDFGGTATLTTTDPSTGTCKYPASASSAGTSTGNGTAPGAGVGTNPSSPGGATNPATPGMGGTFTTPIGGASGPSASIIGPESSDAPAATAASIGLRVLLGFASVLAFFVQ; encoded by the exons ATGATGGCGAGTCCGGCGTTCTTGCTGCTCCTGCTGGCGGCGTCAATCAGGGGCTCCGCCGCGGCGTGGTGCGTGTGCAGGGCGGACGCGAACGAGACGGCGCTGCAGGAGACGCTGGACTACGCGTGCGGGCAGGGCGCCGACTGCACCCCGGTGGCCACCGGCGGGAGCTGCCACAGCCCCGACTCCGTGGTGGCGCACTGCTCCTACGCCGCCAACAGCTACTACCAGCGGAGCAGCCAGACCAAGGGCGCCACCTGCGACTTCGGCGGCACCGCCACCCTCACCACCACCGACCCCA GCACCGGCACCTGCAAGTACCCTGCATCTGCAAGCTCTGCAGGGACGAGCACCGGGAACGGCACGGCTCCAGGCGCTGGCGTGGGCACCAACCCTTCTTCCCCGGGAGGAGCGACGAACCCAGCCACGCCCGGCATGGGAGGGACCTTCACTACTCCAATCGGCGGCGCGTCCGGCCCCTCGGCGAGCATCATAGGCCCCGAGAGCAGCGACGCTCCAGCTGCTACCGCTGCATCCATTGGCCTCCGTGTTTTGCTCGGCTTTGCCTCCGTCCTTGCTTTCTTTGTGCAGTGA